A section of the Chryseobacterium scophthalmum genome encodes:
- a CDS encoding DHA2 family efflux MFS transporter permease subunit — translation MQDSLVEYGARRVIITITAILCALLEIVDSTIVNVALNEMKGNMGATLSEVGWVITAYAIGNVIVVPMTSWLSQQFGRRNYFAASIIIFTIFSFLCGNAENIWELVFFRLCQGIGGGALLVTSQTIITESYPVEKRSMAQAIYGLGVIIGPTLGPPLGGYIVDNYSWPYIFYINIPIGIAATLMTLQFVKSPKFSEKRKASDVDWLGIALLALTVGSLQFILERGHEEDWFESGMIVTFTTTAVLGFILFLWRELTFKYPIVELRVLKNGNLRIGTVMSFVLGFGLYGSTFIVPLYTQSILGWTALQSGALMIPAALTTAFMMPIIGRLLSKGAKQQILVSLGLFIFFVYSFWGYKILTPDTSKEAFFWMLIVRGMGLGLLFIPITSLSLSTLKGQEIGQGAAFTGMMRQLGGSFGIAAITTFIANASQKYRLNLISHLDGDSFDVQQRLAALKANFIAKGMTPDAAMNAAYKVLDMTVTKQATVLSYMDVFLYLGVAFLICIPFILFIRERKSKEKIDLSEAMH, via the coding sequence ATGCAAGATTCATTAGTAGAATATGGAGCCCGAAGAGTAATCATTACGATTACAGCGATTCTTTGTGCTTTGCTAGAAATTGTGGATTCCACGATTGTAAATGTTGCCCTCAACGAAATGAAGGGAAACATGGGTGCCACACTTTCTGAAGTGGGTTGGGTAATCACAGCATATGCTATTGGTAACGTTATTGTTGTACCTATGACGAGCTGGCTTTCGCAGCAGTTCGGAAGAAGAAATTATTTTGCAGCATCCATTATTATATTTACCATATTTTCATTTCTATGTGGAAATGCCGAAAATATTTGGGAGTTGGTGTTCTTCAGATTATGTCAGGGAATTGGCGGTGGAGCGTTGCTCGTAACTTCGCAAACGATTATTACCGAATCTTATCCGGTTGAAAAACGTAGCATGGCGCAGGCAATTTACGGTTTGGGAGTAATTATTGGTCCTACTTTGGGTCCACCATTGGGAGGTTATATCGTTGATAATTACAGTTGGCCATATATTTTTTACATCAATATTCCAATTGGTATTGCAGCAACATTAATGACTTTACAGTTTGTGAAAAGCCCGAAATTTTCTGAGAAAAGAAAAGCTTCAGATGTCGACTGGCTCGGAATTGCTTTACTGGCATTAACCGTAGGATCTTTACAGTTCATTCTGGAAAGAGGTCATGAAGAAGACTGGTTTGAAAGCGGAATGATTGTAACATTTACGACTACTGCAGTTTTAGGATTTATATTATTCCTCTGGCGAGAGCTCACCTTTAAATATCCGATTGTGGAACTCCGAGTTTTAAAGAACGGAAATCTGAGGATCGGAACCGTGATGTCCTTCGTTTTAGGATTCGGTTTATATGGTTCAACGTTTATTGTTCCTTTATATACGCAGAGTATTTTGGGATGGACGGCGCTTCAGTCAGGAGCATTAATGATTCCGGCGGCTTTAACGACAGCTTTCATGATGCCGATTATCGGAAGATTGCTTTCAAAAGGAGCAAAACAGCAGATTTTAGTTTCCCTGGGATTATTTATCTTCTTTGTTTACAGTTTCTGGGGATACAAAATTCTGACACCGGATACGAGTAAAGAAGCCTTTTTCTGGATGTTGATTGTACGAGGAATGGGACTTGGTTTATTGTTTATTCCAATCACATCTTTGTCATTAAGCACATTGAAAGGTCAGGAAATTGGTCAAGGCGCAGCTTTTACAGGAATGATGAGACAGCTTGGCGGTTCTTTCGGAATCGCAGCCATCACCACATTTATTGCGAACGCCAGTCAGAAATACAGACTGAATTTAATTTCGCATTTGGATGGAGACAGCTTTGATGTTCAGCAGCGATTGGCAGCTTTAAAAGCTAATTTTATCGCTAAAGGAATGACTCCTGATGCAGCTATGAATGCCGCTTACAAAGTTTTAGATATGACCGTCACCAAACAGGCAACCGTTTTATCTTACATGGATGTTTTCCTTTATCTTGGGGTAGCATTCTTGATATGTATTCCGTTTATTCTATTTATTAGAGAACGGAAAAGCAAAGAAAAAATAGATTTGAGTGAAGCAATGCACTAA
- a CDS encoding HlyD family secretion protein → MENNNTQVTEPKKKKSLVFPIILAVVVIGGGIFGYRSYTYGQFHEETDDAQIASNMNPVISKISGYVAEVKVKDNQFVKKGDTLVILDNKDQKMALDQAQAALSTAKSNISSAQSSTNATSKNISSSQAAVATANAQIEAAKVNVWKTAQDLKRYSVLVKDHSITEQQYEQALAAKQSADKQLQVLVDTRNQIAQQTGIASSQTEASSQQISVAGSVAKQREVDVESAKLNLSYTVIVAPEDGFVGKVPIQAGQFLQAGAQLFSLVKNDQKWVIANFKETQVAKMVEGQKVKIEIDAFPDTEFDGVVSSFSPATGSTFSILPPDNASGNFVKVVQRLPIKIDFVKLDPNIAKRLRTGMNVKAEVSLK, encoded by the coding sequence ATGGAAAATAACAATACTCAAGTAACTGAACCTAAAAAGAAAAAAAGTTTAGTTTTTCCGATCATTTTAGCGGTAGTAGTAATCGGGGGCGGAATTTTCGGTTACAGATCTTACACTTACGGTCAGTTTCACGAAGAAACGGATGATGCTCAAATCGCTTCTAATATGAACCCTGTAATTTCTAAAATCTCAGGTTATGTAGCCGAAGTAAAAGTAAAAGACAATCAGTTTGTAAAAAAAGGTGATACATTGGTTATTTTAGATAATAAAGATCAGAAAATGGCTTTAGATCAAGCTCAGGCAGCTTTGTCAACAGCAAAAAGCAATATCTCATCTGCGCAGTCTTCTACCAATGCAACTTCTAAAAACATTAGCAGCTCACAAGCAGCTGTAGCAACAGCAAATGCACAAATTGAAGCGGCAAAAGTAAACGTTTGGAAAACAGCTCAGGATTTAAAAAGATATTCAGTTCTTGTAAAAGATCATTCGATTACAGAACAGCAGTACGAGCAGGCTTTAGCAGCAAAGCAGTCTGCAGATAAACAATTACAGGTTTTAGTAGATACAAGAAACCAGATTGCACAACAAACAGGAATTGCATCTTCACAAACAGAAGCAAGTTCTCAACAGATTTCAGTTGCCGGTTCGGTAGCGAAACAGAGAGAAGTTGATGTAGAAAGTGCAAAATTAAATCTTTCTTATACGGTTATCGTAGCTCCAGAAGATGGTTTTGTTGGGAAAGTTCCTATTCAGGCAGGTCAGTTTTTACAGGCAGGCGCACAATTATTTAGCTTGGTTAAAAATGATCAGAAATGGGTAATTGCTAATTTTAAAGAAACTCAGGTTGCCAAAATGGTTGAAGGACAAAAAGTGAAAATAGAAATTGATGCTTTTCCTGATACGGAATTTGACGGTGTAGTAAGCTCATTTTCTCCGGCAACAGGATCTACATTTTCAATTTTGCCTCCCGATAATGCAAGCGGAAACTTTGTGAAAGTTGTACAGAGACTTCCTATAAAAATCGATTTTGTAAAACTTGATCCAAACATTGCAAAAAGATTAAGAACAGGGATGAATGTGAAAGCAGAAGTTTCTTTAAAATAA
- a CDS encoding TolC family protein has protein sequence MKRINNSAIVLSLFVGMMYTNAQEKKQLSLDEAVQLGIQNSKSLKIDAAKIEEATADLLEAKNRQLPELKVSGSYMYLPIKPNIDLKLPGVSAAGGPEVHQVAYGSANLSVPIYSGGRIKYGIQSAKYLVEASKLSTENDKIAIAYNVAQAYNNLFKANQSIKVLEENLTASQKRDETFLKLENNGVIARNDRLKANLQTSNIELQLLEAKNNYNIANINMDLLLGLPETTEIEVDQNYLDESDDVKPVSFYLNEARENRKDLQALDQQRKAAELGTKSAKAENLPSIAFTGGYVAADIPKFLTIYNAVNVGVGISYNLSNLWKENSSLKQSKAREMQLSATNELLNDNIKLDVNREYQNSDYSKKRITVFEKAAVQANENYRITKNKYDNGLATMTELLDADAAQIAANVGVINAKADAALAYRKLLQTTGTLTIK, from the coding sequence ATGAAGAGAATAAATAACTCAGCTATTGTACTGTCCCTTTTCGTAGGAATGATGTACACCAATGCTCAGGAGAAAAAACAGTTAAGTCTTGATGAGGCGGTACAGTTGGGAATCCAGAACAGTAAAAGTTTAAAAATAGATGCTGCCAAAATAGAAGAAGCTACAGCCGATCTTTTGGAAGCAAAAAACAGACAGCTTCCGGAATTGAAAGTTTCGGGGAGTTATATGTATCTTCCGATAAAACCAAACATCGATCTGAAACTTCCAGGAGTTTCTGCAGCAGGTGGACCGGAAGTTCATCAGGTTGCCTATGGTTCGGCAAATCTTAGCGTTCCTATTTACAGTGGTGGAAGAATAAAATACGGAATTCAGTCTGCAAAATATTTGGTGGAAGCATCAAAACTGAGCACTGAAAATGATAAAATTGCCATTGCTTATAATGTAGCTCAGGCATATAATAACTTATTTAAAGCCAATCAATCGATTAAAGTTTTAGAAGAAAACCTTACAGCTTCTCAAAAAAGAGACGAAACTTTTCTTAAGCTTGAAAATAACGGGGTAATTGCAAGAAATGACCGTTTGAAAGCAAATCTTCAGACTTCAAATATTGAACTGCAGTTATTAGAAGCCAAGAACAATTACAACATTGCCAATATCAATATGGATTTACTTCTTGGTCTTCCGGAAACTACGGAGATCGAAGTTGATCAAAACTATTTGGATGAATCTGATGATGTAAAACCTGTTAGTTTTTATCTGAATGAAGCGAGAGAAAATCGTAAAGATTTGCAAGCTTTAGATCAGCAAAGAAAAGCTGCAGAATTGGGAACGAAATCTGCAAAAGCAGAAAATCTTCCTTCTATTGCATTTACAGGAGGTTACGTAGCAGCAGATATTCCGAAATTTTTAACGATTTATAATGCCGTAAATGTTGGAGTAGGAATTTCTTACAATCTATCAAACCTTTGGAAAGAAAATTCTTCTTTAAAGCAGTCTAAAGCCAGAGAAATGCAATTGTCTGCAACCAACGAACTGTTGAATGACAATATTAAATTAGATGTCAACAGAGAATATCAGAATTCAGATTATTCTAAAAAAAGAATTACAGTTTTCGAAAAAGCAGCGGTACAAGCTAACGAAAACTACAGAATTACAAAAAACAAATATGATAACGGTCTTGCAACCATGACAGAATTATTGGATGCAGATGCGGCTCAGATTGCTGCCAATGTTGGCGTTATCAATGCAAAAGCAGATGCTGCATTAGCGTATAGAAAACTATTGCAGACTACAGGAACTTTAACAATCAAATAA
- a CDS encoding TetR/AcrR family transcriptional regulator, protein MISKEENILFAAEKLFAENGFQGTSTREISKAANVNISMISYYFGSKEKLYEKLVEYRMNEGQFFSKDILERTDINEWEKIERIVDQFAGRVRHHKCFYRIMQREQLHTENPQIVEFLKETKMSFISMYSKILESGIQKGIFTKNPPIYLLHSTVSGTLFYASNAKGMYKEFLNNTEDEEAFEEKYYSELKKHIKHILKDLLGYEENK, encoded by the coding sequence ATGATTTCAAAAGAAGAAAATATATTATTCGCTGCAGAAAAACTATTTGCGGAAAATGGTTTTCAGGGAACTTCTACAAGAGAGATTTCTAAAGCTGCCAATGTAAACATTTCAATGATTTCTTATTATTTCGGTTCTAAAGAAAAGCTTTATGAGAAATTGGTGGAGTACAGAATGAATGAAGGACAGTTTTTTTCTAAAGATATTTTAGAAAGAACAGATATTAACGAATGGGAAAAGATTGAAAGAATTGTTGATCAGTTTGCAGGAAGAGTAAGGCATCACAAATGCTTTTACAGAATTATGCAGAGAGAGCAGCTTCATACAGAAAATCCTCAGATTGTGGAATTTTTAAAGGAAACTAAAATGAGTTTCATTTCCATGTATTCTAAAATTTTGGAAAGCGGAATTCAGAAAGGGATTTTTACCAAAAACCCACCCATCTATTTATTACATTCTACCGTAAGCGGAACATTATTTTATGCATCAAATGCCAAAGGTATGTATAAAGAATTTCTTAATAATACTGAAGATGAGGAAGCTTTTGAGGAAAAATATTATTCAGAACTCAAGAAACATATAAAACATATTTTAAAAGACCTTTTAGGTTATGAAGAGAATAAATAA
- a CDS encoding ATP-binding protein — protein sequence MNWENIAGQENLKKLLQDSITENRVSHAQLFIGKEGYGTMPLVLAYAKEILKGENEHAASKVEHLNHLDLHFSFPVFTDNRNSLSKSKFEEFREMILDFPYASFDDWTAVLESENKQFFISADEIDEQNQKFALKSFEGGTKILIVWRADKMNTAASNKFLKFLEEPPAKTIILLTAESSDDILPTILSRTQLIEVPRINDEDLEVYLKNKFNISDEKGKEVVHQSQGNLNDAVKFLSSQDKNPEFEKLFVQWVRDAFMVKKKPEYLKNIIIWAKEIAGWNREKQKNFLNYASEIFRLALLQNYQSEELVYKKIDANGFNWAGFSKYISGANIINILEEINTADLHLTRNGNPKIVWTDLGIKLSRYIHKS from the coding sequence ATGAATTGGGAAAACATCGCCGGACAAGAAAATCTTAAAAAACTTCTTCAAGACAGCATCACCGAAAACCGAGTAAGCCACGCCCAGCTTTTCATAGGAAAAGAAGGCTACGGAACAATGCCTTTGGTTTTGGCGTATGCAAAAGAAATATTAAAAGGTGAAAATGAGCATGCTGCATCAAAAGTAGAACATCTTAATCACTTAGATTTACACTTCAGCTTTCCTGTTTTTACCGATAACAGAAACTCATTAAGTAAAAGTAAGTTTGAGGAGTTCAGAGAAATGATCTTAGATTTTCCTTACGCGAGTTTTGACGATTGGACTGCCGTTCTGGAATCTGAAAACAAACAGTTCTTTATTTCTGCAGATGAAATAGATGAGCAAAATCAAAAATTTGCTTTAAAAAGTTTTGAGGGCGGAACTAAAATTCTCATCGTTTGGCGTGCTGATAAAATGAATACCGCGGCATCCAACAAGTTTCTTAAATTTTTAGAAGAACCGCCAGCAAAAACAATTATTCTTTTAACGGCAGAAAGCAGTGACGATATTTTACCAACGATCTTATCAAGAACACAACTGATTGAAGTTCCAAGAATTAATGATGAAGATCTGGAAGTTTATTTAAAAAATAAATTTAATATTTCAGATGAAAAAGGGAAGGAGGTTGTGCATCAGTCACAAGGAAATCTCAACGATGCCGTAAAATTTCTAAGTTCACAAGATAAAAATCCAGAGTTTGAAAAGCTATTTGTACAGTGGGTTCGTGATGCATTTATGGTAAAAAAGAAACCGGAATATCTTAAAAACATCATTATTTGGGCAAAAGAAATTGCAGGCTGGAACAGAGAAAAGCAAAAAAACTTTCTCAACTATGCCTCAGAAATTTTCAGATTGGCATTGTTGCAAAATTATCAGTCTGAAGAATTGGTGTATAAAAAGATTGATGCCAATGGTTTCAACTGGGCTGGTTTTTCAAAATACATCAGCGGTGCAAATATTATTAATATTTTAGAAGAAATAAACACTGCCGATTTACATCTTACAAGAAATGGAAATCCTAAAATTGTATGGACAGACTTGGGAATTAAATTATCAAGATATATTCACAAGAGTTAA